In a genomic window of Virgibacillus sp. SK37:
- the rbsK gene encoding ribokinase: MKKVVVLGSLNMDLSIETNRMPRNGETIDGKSFFMSPGGKGANQAVAAQKSGATTCMIGSVGNDLFGSQLITSLKQEGVDCTHVTQNDSTSTGIAMIIRNAGDNRIILGSGANYTVDEAYTSQALQKVANKDDIFLTQFESDYDVVLHSLAKAKSQGLFTVFNPAPAKDIPETAYPSIDLLIVNQWESEMLSGIYPKTDKDCEDAIQLFMDKGVSSVIITRGAAGSTYGDKEQVIFVPSFKTNVVDTTAAGDTYIGALVASLATETNMKDSMTYATKAASLAISKQGAQESIPYKNEIDQFKEVN, encoded by the coding sequence ATGAAAAAAGTGGTTGTACTAGGTAGCTTAAATATGGATTTATCCATAGAGACAAATCGTATGCCGCGTAATGGCGAAACAATAGATGGGAAATCGTTCTTTATGTCTCCCGGAGGTAAAGGCGCTAATCAAGCAGTTGCAGCTCAAAAAAGCGGAGCGACGACATGTATGATTGGCAGTGTGGGGAATGATTTGTTTGGCAGTCAGCTTATCACTTCTTTAAAACAGGAAGGTGTGGATTGCACGCACGTCACTCAGAATGACTCGACTTCCACAGGTATTGCAATGATTATTCGAAATGCGGGTGATAACAGAATTATTCTCGGATCTGGCGCCAATTATACGGTAGATGAAGCCTACACGTCTCAAGCATTACAAAAGGTTGCAAATAAAGACGATATATTTTTAACACAGTTTGAAAGCGATTACGATGTTGTATTACATTCTCTTGCAAAGGCAAAGAGTCAAGGACTTTTTACGGTGTTTAATCCCGCACCTGCAAAGGACATACCAGAAACTGCCTATCCCTCCATTGATCTTTTAATTGTCAATCAATGGGAGAGCGAAATGCTGTCAGGAATTTATCCAAAGACAGACAAGGATTGCGAAGATGCTATCCAACTCTTCATGGACAAAGGTGTTTCTTCTGTTATTATCACCCGGGGAGCTGCAGGCAGTACCTATGGGGACAAAGAGCAAGTAATTTTTGTTCCAAGCTTTAAAACAAACGTTGTAGATACAACAGCCGCTGGCGATACGTATATTGGTGCATTGGTAGCATCATTAGCTACAGAGACAAACATGAAAGATAGTATGACCTATGCAACGAAGGCAGCTTCACTTGCTATTTCCAAGCAAGGGGCACAGGAATCTATACCATACAAAAATGAGATTGACCAGTTCAAGGAGGTTAACTAA
- the rihC gene encoding ribonucleoside hydrolase RihC, with the protein MNKRPIIIDTDPGIDDAVAIAIALYDEQLDVRLITTVAGNVSLEKVTYNAMRLMKFFGKDIPVAAGADRPLIKEAIDASDIHGETGMGGYDFEEPDMEELLKEHAVNAMYKEIMNSEQPITLVPIGPLTNIALLLRMYPEVKDNIHEIVLMGGSTARGNAGVMSEFNIFADPEAAKIVFDSGISLTMVGLDIGLKALIYPEDSQQLKELNRTGDMLYQLFQRYRGGGLKTGLKMYDSTAIGYLLNPDMFETVDAFVDIELEGSLTKGCTVVDLKNYTGNKPNATVAVDIDPVQYKDWLIECIKKCN; encoded by the coding sequence ATGAATAAAAGACCAATAATAATCGATACAGACCCAGGCATTGATGATGCAGTTGCGATTGCAATTGCATTATACGACGAACAGCTTGACGTTCGTCTAATTACAACCGTTGCAGGAAATGTAAGCTTAGAAAAAGTAACCTACAATGCTATGAGACTAATGAAGTTCTTCGGTAAGGATATCCCTGTAGCTGCAGGAGCTGACCGTCCACTAATTAAAGAAGCCATTGATGCGAGTGATATCCATGGTGAAACAGGCATGGGCGGTTATGATTTTGAAGAACCTGACATGGAGGAACTATTAAAAGAGCATGCAGTTAATGCCATGTATAAAGAAATCATGAATAGTGAGCAACCTATAACTCTAGTGCCAATCGGCCCACTTACGAATATTGCCCTTCTACTACGGATGTATCCAGAGGTTAAGGATAACATTCATGAAATTGTATTGATGGGTGGCTCTACAGCACGTGGAAATGCTGGTGTAATGTCGGAATTTAATATATTTGCTGATCCGGAAGCGGCAAAAATTGTTTTTGATAGTGGAATATCACTTACTATGGTAGGACTTGACATTGGTTTGAAAGCGCTTATCTATCCTGAAGACAGCCAACAATTAAAAGAGCTAAATAGAACAGGTGATATGCTTTATCAACTTTTCCAGCGCTATCGCGGTGGTGGCTTAAAAACAGGTTTGAAAATGTATGACAGCACAGCAATAGGCTATCTTTTAAATCCGGATATGTTTGAAACAGTGGATGCTTTTGTTGATATCGAGCTTGAGGGTTCACTAACTAAGGGATGTACCGTTGTAGATTTAAAAAACTACACTGGCAATAAACCGAACGCTACTGTCGCAGTTGATATTGACCCTGTGCAATATAAAGACTGGTTGATTGAATGCATTAAGAAATGCAATTAA
- a CDS encoding PTS glucose transporter subunit IIA: MLGKLFKKKEDSKHISLYAPINGETVPLEEVPDPVFSEEMMGNGIAIKPSDELVTAPVDGKVIQLFSTKHAVGILAENGAEILIHIGIDTVELQGEGFTAYVEEGDHVKKGDKLVAFNYTTVETKAKSTLIPIIITNTDEMSEISPIDKKSVRAGEDIVLSIEK, from the coding sequence ATGTTAGGGAAATTATTTAAGAAAAAAGAGGACAGTAAACATATCTCTCTTTATGCACCTATTAATGGAGAAACGGTTCCATTGGAGGAAGTGCCCGATCCAGTATTTTCCGAGGAAATGATGGGAAACGGTATTGCAATTAAGCCATCTGATGAGCTTGTAACTGCACCAGTTGACGGAAAGGTCATTCAACTATTTTCCACCAAGCATGCGGTGGGAATCCTGGCGGAAAATGGTGCTGAAATTCTTATTCATATCGGTATAGATACAGTAGAACTGCAAGGGGAAGGATTCACCGCTTATGTAGAAGAAGGTGATCATGTGAAAAAGGGTGATAAATTGGTTGCGTTCAATTATACTACGGTAGAAACTAAAGCAAAGAGTACACTAATCCCAATTATTATTACAAATACAGATGAAATGAGCGAAATCTCTCCTATAGATAAAAAATCTGTCCGTGCCGGAGAAGACATCGTTTTAAGCATAGAAAAATAA
- a CDS encoding sucrose-6-phosphate hydrolase, with protein MTQLHAIEKAYQRIIDKQEMVQSDPYRLHFHIMPPVGLLNDPNGFVFYQGKYHIFYQWNPFATTHGQKYWGHRISSDLVHWEEAPIALAPDEWFDKDGCYSGSAIVHDEKLYIFYTGNVKDKEGNRESYQCLAVSDDGLHFDKKGPVIEVPKGYTAHFRDPKVFFKDDKWLMVIGAQNLQEQGEVVLYSSSDLENWFYRGPLTGSHRNKLGEFGYMWECPDLFHLENKDILIVSPQGLEAKGYKFNNIYQSGYFTGQVDYENPSYQHGSFEELDRGFDFYAPQTTMDETGRRLLFAWMGNAEIGETQQPTAKYGWIHALTLPRTLKWKEGKLLQMPVKELELLRKNQVAYDNITIMNQQKQLNGVAGNVFELQITVTDWNAEIFSLTVGESTLCFDKTSSTFSVERKCFNKQGTESRHCRLDKLENIQLFKDTSSLEVFINNGEEVFTSRIFDDINEQAVSFQANGQVTFDVQKWDLKKIFN; from the coding sequence ATGACACAATTACATGCCATAGAGAAGGCTTATCAGCGAATAATAGATAAACAGGAAATGGTTCAATCCGATCCTTACCGTCTCCATTTCCATATTATGCCCCCCGTCGGATTGCTCAACGATCCAAACGGGTTTGTATTCTATCAAGGAAAGTATCATATTTTCTATCAATGGAATCCGTTTGCAACAACACATGGGCAAAAATACTGGGGACATCGTATTTCCAGTGATCTCGTTCATTGGGAAGAAGCTCCTATCGCATTGGCTCCTGATGAATGGTTTGATAAAGATGGCTGTTACTCAGGAAGTGCCATTGTCCATGATGAAAAGCTCTATATTTTTTATACTGGAAATGTTAAGGACAAAGAAGGAAACCGGGAATCATACCAATGCCTTGCCGTTTCCGATGATGGTCTTCATTTTGATAAAAAAGGGCCAGTTATTGAAGTGCCTAAAGGTTACACTGCCCATTTCCGTGATCCTAAAGTCTTTTTTAAAGATGATAAGTGGCTCATGGTCATCGGCGCTCAAAATTTACAAGAACAGGGCGAAGTGGTTCTTTACTCTTCCTCTGATTTAGAAAATTGGTTTTATCGCGGTCCTCTAACAGGTTCGCATAGAAATAAGCTCGGTGAATTTGGATACATGTGGGAGTGTCCTGACCTTTTTCACCTTGAGAATAAGGATATACTAATTGTTTCTCCACAGGGGTTGGAAGCAAAAGGATATAAATTTAATAATATTTATCAATCTGGTTATTTTACCGGACAAGTAGATTATGAGAACCCCTCCTATCAGCATGGGAGCTTTGAAGAATTAGACCGCGGCTTTGATTTTTATGCACCACAAACCACGATGGATGAAACAGGAAGACGTTTATTATTTGCCTGGATGGGTAATGCGGAAATAGGAGAAACACAACAACCTACTGCAAAATACGGTTGGATTCATGCGCTTACTCTCCCCCGTACACTGAAGTGGAAGGAAGGGAAGCTCCTTCAGATGCCCGTAAAAGAACTTGAATTATTGCGAAAAAATCAAGTTGCTTATGACAACATAACGATTATGAATCAACAGAAGCAATTAAATGGGGTTGCTGGTAATGTGTTCGAATTACAAATAACAGTTACTGACTGGAATGCAGAGATATTCTCCTTAACAGTTGGAGAAAGCACGCTGTGTTTCGATAAGACTTCTTCCACTTTCAGTGTAGAACGCAAATGTTTTAATAAACAAGGAACGGAAAGCAGGCATTGTCGCTTAGATAAGTTGGAAAATATTCAGCTTTTTAAAGACACATCCTCACTGGAAGTCTTTATTAACAATGGAGAAGAAGTCTTCACCTCCCGAATTTTCGATGATATAAATGAGCAAGCTGTATCTTTCCAAGCTAACGGGCAAGTGACTTTTGATGTACAGAAGTGGGATTTGAAAAAAATCTTTAATTAA
- a CDS encoding pyridoxamine 5'-phosphate oxidase family protein: protein MSQDNIRAEVENILENSHIGTMATVKNNKPHSRYMTFFHEDLKLYTATSKETDKTEELEENPYTHIILGYEGEGFGDAYVEYQGKAKLNDSQELKNRVWNEYMKNWFEGPEDPNLVVLEIEPVGIQLMNKKGESPKTLDVK, encoded by the coding sequence ATGAGTCAAGATAATATTAGAGCAGAAGTAGAAAATATTCTTGAAAACAGCCATATTGGAACAATGGCTACAGTGAAAAACAATAAACCTCATTCCAGGTATATGACTTTTTTCCATGAAGATTTAAAGCTTTATACTGCTACAAGCAAAGAAACGGATAAAACAGAAGAACTGGAAGAGAATCCGTACACCCATATTATTCTTGGATATGAAGGAGAAGGATTTGGCGATGCTTATGTAGAGTATCAAGGAAAAGCAAAGCTAAATGATTCTCAAGAATTAAAAAATAGGGTATGGAATGAGTACATGAAGAATTGGTTTGAAGGCCCTGAGGACCCGAATTTGGTTGTGTTGGAAATTGAGCCGGTAGGAATTCAGCTTATGAATAAAAAAGGAGAAAGTCCTAAGACGTTGGATGTTAAATAA